Proteins encoded in a region of the Candidatus Schekmanbacteria bacterium genome:
- a CDS encoding FAD-binding oxidoreductase, translating to MSLPKGAYEALENVLGKENISDDPAVTTAYSYMWLLYSTHAQSGRYRPAAVVLPESTEEVQAIIRIANKYQFTYIPVGTNLLPPTIPVRPDTIIIDPKRMDKIIELDEKNMYAVVEPYVTYAQLQAESHKVGLSITTPEAGSQVSVMANNLFQGMGGMGHKYGFNRGILACDWVLPNGELLKIGSAGNPNAEWFWGDCAGLNLKGLIRADTGHCGGLGMVTKMAVKLFPYPGPREFPVKGANPDFEVDFPKDRFKINLIKFKTKYKLADAMYDIGHSEIAGAVHEEGANWVLAADSASVEEFWERWPDFQHKWKNILAVTLIGFSSPRQLQYEQKVLDQIVKDHEGEYIEEGSELWNIGHHAIGEAIRCGLSNRLYRPAGDFFVMGGFGFDSIDHTIRTSEFMWPIIEDAYKKGHFVEDLSHSDWVNSYQMCHFSEVEPIIYFEHDLEAGKTFINGYVQTIIEAVKRKMMPTWPLGPMTYITGPAMCNYHEMVKDIKKLLDPRMTSNPGYPVPPEPPPPPAE from the coding sequence ATGAGTTTACCAAAAGGGGCATATGAGGCACTGGAAAATGTCCTCGGAAAAGAAAATATAAGCGATGATCCTGCTGTGACAACGGCATACAGCTATATGTGGCTTCTTTACAGCACACATGCCCAATCAGGAAGGTATCGTCCTGCGGCGGTTGTTCTGCCGGAGAGCACAGAGGAAGTGCAGGCAATAATAAGAATTGCTAACAAATACCAATTTACCTATATTCCTGTTGGCACAAATCTTCTGCCGCCAACAATACCTGTCCGTCCCGATACAATCATTATCGATCCGAAGAGGATGGACAAAATCATAGAGCTTGATGAAAAGAATATGTATGCAGTTGTTGAGCCCTATGTTACCTATGCTCAACTTCAAGCGGAATCTCATAAGGTTGGGCTCTCCATTACAACACCTGAAGCAGGATCACAGGTTTCTGTTATGGCAAACAACCTTTTCCAGGGTATGGGAGGTATGGGACATAAATACGGTTTTAACCGTGGAATCCTTGCCTGTGATTGGGTTCTTCCGAATGGAGAATTATTGAAGATTGGTTCAGCCGGAAATCCCAATGCAGAGTGGTTTTGGGGCGACTGTGCTGGACTCAACCTCAAAGGGCTTATAAGGGCTGATACTGGCCATTGCGGTGGATTGGGAATGGTTACAAAAATGGCTGTAAAGCTATTTCCTTATCCCGGACCGAGAGAGTTTCCCGTCAAGGGCGCAAACCCGGATTTTGAAGTCGATTTTCCTAAAGACCGCTTTAAAATTAATCTTATCAAGTTTAAGACAAAGTATAAACTTGCTGATGCAATGTATGATATCGGACATTCTGAGATTGCAGGAGCAGTCCACGAAGAAGGCGCCAATTGGGTCTTAGCGGCAGACAGCGCATCAGTTGAGGAATTTTGGGAGAGATGGCCAGATTTTCAACATAAATGGAAAAACATCCTTGCTGTGACATTGATTGGTTTTTCTTCTCCAAGACAACTTCAGTATGAGCAGAAGGTTCTTGACCAGATTGTAAAGGACCATGAAGGTGAATATATTGAAGAAGGGTCAGAGCTTTGGAATATTGGCCATCATGCCATAGGCGAGGCAATTCGTTGCGGACTTTCAAATAGGCTTTACAGGCCTGCAGGTGATTTCTTCGTTATGGGCGGTTTTGGATTTGATTCCATTGACCATACAATAAGAACGAGCGAATTTATGTGGCCCATTATTGAAGACGCATACAAGAAAGGTCATTTTGTTGAAGATTTGAGTCATTCTGACTGGGTAAATTCCTATCAGATGTGCCATTTTTCAGAAGTTGAACCGATCATTTACTTTGAACATGACTTGGAAGCAGGAAAAACTTTTATCAATGGCTATGTGCAGACGATCATAGAAGCGGTAAAAAGAAAGATGATGCCTACTTGGCCTCTTGGACCTATGACTTATATAACTGGTCCGGCGATGTGCAACTATCATGAGATGGTAAAGGATATCAAGAAACTCCTTGATCCAAGGATGACTTCAAATCCAGGATATCCTGTTCCACCTGAGCCGCCACCGCCACCGGCAGAATAG